One genomic region from Conexibacter woesei DSM 14684 encodes:
- a CDS encoding SHOCT domain-containing protein yields the protein MPLVFADFTFGHALLTVVEIFFFVIWVWLFITIVMDLFRDHELSGGWKALWCLFLIVVPFVSALVYLIFRGNGMRDRAIAQQREIQQATDAYIRDVAPSPADELTKLSELRDKGALSDEEFQRLKAKIVG from the coding sequence GATTTCACGTTCGGTCACGCGCTGCTGACCGTCGTGGAGATCTTCTTCTTCGTGATCTGGGTGTGGCTGTTCATCACCATCGTGATGGACCTCTTCCGCGACCATGAGCTGTCCGGTGGCTGGAAGGCGCTCTGGTGCCTGTTCCTGATCGTCGTGCCGTTCGTGTCTGCGCTCGTGTACCTGATCTTTCGCGGCAACGGCATGCGCGACCGCGCGATCGCCCAACAGCGAGAGATCCAACAGGCGACCGACGCCTACATCCGCGACGTCGCCCCGTCCCCAGCCGACGAGCTGACGAAGCTCAGCGAGCTGCGCGACAAGGGCGCGCTTTCCGATGAGGAGTTCCAACGGCTCAAGGCCAAGATCGTCGGCTGA